The nucleotide window TTGTTTCCATAGTCCACATATGAATCCGATAATTCTAGCACTTTTTGATGTGTCAATTTTCATCTTGTTAGCAGAAATTTTAAGCTCCCTTGTACAGAAATACGGTTTACCTAAGCTTATAGGTGAATTATTAGCTGGAATGATAATAGGCCCTTACGCCTTAGGTTCTTTATTAAATCAGTTGCTGGGCTTCCCCCTAATAGGCATAAATAGTTATATCGAATTTTTAGCTGAGTTTTCCGTAATTCTATTGATATTCGCCTCTGGTTTAGAACATGGAATTGCACCAATAAAGTCTTCTGGCATTCTAGGATTCCTAGGAGCAACGTTTGGTGCATTATTACCCTTTTTCGCAGCATATTACTTCTATATCTCAAGTTTTGGTTTAGATTCTGCTTTGATACTCGGTACCGCGATGGGGGCTACTAGTCTTGCAGCTGTAGCGTCTATAATTGAAGAAGGGAAATTGAAAGGTAAGGGTATAAACTTTATGGTCTCCTCTGCTGCAGCAGACGATGTAGTGGATTTACTTTTATTATCGGTTGTTATAGCTATTTTACAAGGTGAGTCTACAAGCGTTACCTCTATCAGTTTGAAAATAATCGCACTTGTAGTCATATGGGTAGTCATTTTAGTAGTTTCAATTATCTTAATTCCGAAAATAACTGATAGGATAAGCGATAAGTACATAGAAGAGTTCCCATTAGCAGTACTATTTGGTTTGACGCTATTAATGGTGTCACTGGGTTACTCCCCAATAATTTCGGCGTTCGTTGCGGGCGTTGCATTTGCAAATAGTGTAAAGAACAGCAAAATAAAGGAAATAAGTAGTACGTTACTTAGTGTTTTCGGCCCATTATTTTTCGTGTACATAGGTGCCGAAGTCAACTTTCTAACGCTTAATCTTAATACTGTAATATTATCCTTAGAACTAACTGCAATTGCCACAATTTTCAAATGGTTAGGGATATTCCCGTTTGCTCTAGCTTATTTAAGGAATGCAAAAGCAGCGAATACGGTAGCGTTAGGAATGGTACCTAGAGGTGAAACTGGATTAGTTATTGCTTCCTTAGGCCTTTCATATAACGCACTAAACCAAGAGGAATTTGAGGGTATAGTTTTCATGTCAATATTTACCACATTGATAGGTAGTGCGTTGTTTAAAATCTACGCTAAGAAGCATTTGGTCTCATGATCAAGTTTAAGATTAGTGCAAAGGAGATTAACGAAGTTATAGCGGCGAATAGATACGCATATGTATAGCTTATTTGATATAAGAACCCCATTATTACATTACCAAGAAATATCCCAATACTTCTACCTGCTGATAAGTAGCCCATACTTGTACTAAATGCTTCTTCTTTAGTTATCTTCGATATTATGGTAGGTTCAAAAGTCTCAGTTGAGGCGACACTAGTTCCCATTAAGAAAGAGAGAGGATAAAGGGAAAACACTCCAAAACTCGATAAATACGCAAACCCCAGAGATCCTAGTGCTCCAATTAAATATCCTAGAAATGCTAAACTTTCAAATTCTTTCATTCTTATTCTACCAAATAGGTACCCAAATAAAGAGGAAGCGCCAAGAAATATGCCATAAGATAATACTCCCAAATACTCCTTTCCAGTAATCTCTGTTGTAGTTAGAATAGGAAATCCAAAGCTGTACTGACTAAATCCGAAGAACATTGTAGATAATATAAGAGTCCAGAAGACCCTTTTTTGGGTTATTTTACTTTCTGCTTCTTTTCTCTTCGCTTTCTCACTTTTCTTCCCAGCATTTACCATGGTTAAAACAATTGTTGACATAAGCAAAGGTATTGAGGTGAATAAAAGAACAAAAAAGATGGAAACGCGAAGGTAAAGTAATACAGTTAGATAAATTATTGCTATTAACGCACCAGCGATGTCTAAAGAATGCAAAATTCCAAATGCCTCAGATCTCTCTTCCGGTGATGTGACTTCAGCCATCATCGCCCTTCTTGGTGGTGATCTAAAGTTCCTAAACCACCACCCTATCATGAAGAATATGAGGGCTTGAATGTAATCCCTAGATAGTCCTATTAGGGAAGTAAATAGAATAAGAACATTTCCAAGAATAGCAATCCTTTTTCTCCCAAACCTATCCCCAGCTAAACCTCCAGCATAAGCCATAACAGTACCAATCCCGTAATTTAATGCCTCAGCAAAACCATAAAGGGGAATTGGAGCTTTAAAGATCAATACGAAAATTATTGGAAAAGAGGCTACTACAGCCTGGTATCCAAGATCAGCGAAAAAGGCTGAAAAGGAGATTTTCAAGACTTCGTTTCTGTTTTTAAGCATACTAAAAATAAGGAGGAAAAATAGTAATAAAAATAATGATTATATCTTACCTTCTCCTTCTTACTAGAGCCAATATTGCCAGAACTATTGCTATAATACCGATCGCTAAAGATATACTCTGATATTCTAATGATGCAGTCCTTAAAGAAGATATAGAAGATGATAAACTATTACTTACATTAGTTAATTGGTTAGATATTACATTCACCTTAGTATTTAGATTAGTTAGACCGTTTTCAAAATACAGATAACTACTATTACTACTACTTAAACCATCACTTTGAATTGCTGTTACTGTTAAATTATACCCACCATCTGGATAATTTTGAGTATTTATAGTTACTATATGGGTCCCATTTGTTGTAAATGAATTTATCAAGTTACCATTCAAGTATACGTTAATCCTACTTACATCTTCACCAATTACATTGACGGTAACATTAACTGTTCCAGTTACGTTCTTAGAAGGTAAGTTTATCGAAATACTTGGTAATTCAGGGTATAAACCTTGGATATGAATGTTTATTGGAACTACTTTAGAGTTAACTACGTTTAATCCATTTATACTTCCACCTATGGCGTACAGAGTTGAATTGTATAATGTAATGTTATTCGCATTACTCTGCATTATCAACACAGTGGAATTTCTAATTACTATATTAGATATGTTCCCATTCAATATTTTTACATTGCTGTTAACGATAATAACGTTAGTAAGGAAGTCATTTAATAGATTGCCACTTACATTCAATATCTTCACGTTAACTAAACTTGCATATGATGGTAACGTCTTATCTAAGGTTTGATTTGTAAATAAGGTATATGGCAATACGTTGATTGTATAAGCATTACCAGAATTGGTAGTGGTTGGATTACCTAAGGCTGAAATTCCGGTTATTAAGACCTTGAATGGCACTCCGAAATATCCTTGTCCAGCTAAATAAGTTAGATTTCCTGCACTAATTGCTGAAGGCAGTGTGAAATTCCCTTCCCATTCTCCTATCTTAGGATTATACCACAGCGGTATCTCTATTATTGAACTTATCGTAGTATAATTAAATGAGAGGCTCGAGGGGTACACGGTAGCACTAAACATTCCGAACTTAATTTCATTAGTACCATTTGTTATATTAGCGTAAATGAAAACAGTTTGTCCCTCAAATGCATAGTTAACTGACTTCACTGAGATCGTGGCTTGATTAGAAACGTATATTTGACCGTAGTAGAATCCTCGAATTGTAGTGTTCAAAGTATAAGAGTAATAGGTTGCAAATAGTAGAACATTATAAAGCCCAGAGGGAGTATTTTTAGGTATGTACAAATATCCGAAGTAGATTCCATTTGGTGATAATGGTATATTAGCCTCATTTATTACGACACCATTACTACTTACCAATTTAGCAGTAATGTTAGTACCTTGTAATGCATCTTGGAATGTAGTACTGGGTAAGTTAACTGGCGGTATAATTGATCCCTCTATTGTAATGTGTTGCCCAGGGGAAACACTGCCCGGTTCAACTACCACTTGTGGCAATATGAATAAGGTTTGCATGTATACTCCATTGGTAAATGCGTCAAATCCATAGGCATTACCTTCAGCTATAATCAATAGATCTCCTATGCTTAAGTCTGGTGGCAAATCGATAACTCCTACTCCATTCTTAATAGGTACACTTAACGTCGTTACAAACGTGTATGCGTTTGTTGTTATGTTATAGGAGTAAATATTAAGGGTAATATTCATTACTCCAATTGGCGCCTGGAAATATGAGTTAGATAAGGTAATTCCCAGTTCAGCATTACCCAACTCTACATAAACTGGTGTAAAAGTCGTCGTATAATTGAATGTTATGTAGTATCCAGAGAAGGTCTCATAGTACCCAATTCCTCTTAATCCATCACTACTTCCATAAACGTAGACAAATAAGATACCACTAGCTTTATTGGATAAAACACCACTACCAGTCCATAATTTAGTAAGTGAATTATATGTCAGATTAAACGTAGTTAAGTTCCCAAGATAGTTCTCTATTAATGCCTTGAATTCGCCAGTTTGTACTGGACTTCCGTTAGGATATGTTATATTAGCAGTGACTAGAATACGTTGTCCAGGATAGAATTGTTGAGGAGATACTGTGGGTATTGATGTATTGTAAACGCTAACTATCACATTTAGCTCTTTTGATAAATTAAGTGTGGGTAGTATTTTTTCAAAATATCCTGCGTTAATTGTACCGTAGCCTGTTACCAAGTTATAGCCATAAGTTGCAACCCACGGTATGTTATAACCAAACGTTATTGGCTCTATTACCTTACCGTAGTAATTCTCAGCCATGTAAGTTAGTATAGGATTAAGTAAACCTATTCTATGATGAGTATAGCTTTCAATTGTGGCTAGCACTCCAGCAGTTAAAGGAGAAGCCTCACTTGTGCCACCTGTTATCCCGGTTGTGTTACTTGGTAAAACGATGTATATTCCAGGATATACATTGGCGTTAGCGGAGATCTCTGGTATTAACTTACCGTTTGGATAAGTAGATGGTGTAGGTAGTCCCCATTGATACCACGGTTTAGGCTCTATTATACTTACACCACCAGTTGAACCACCATAATTTACATTATTTGGAACGAAACCATAGTTGGACCAAGCAGTCTGATAATACGAACCGTTAGGGAATTGCACATATACAGTCGTACCTCCCACTGAAGTTACGAAAGGTGACGTTGAGGGATACCCTACAGTGCCTATTGGTCCATTACTATACCCAGAGCCTCCAGCATCTCCAGAACTTGCTAGGAAAGTTATTCCCTCAGCTGAACCTAGTGCATAGTACTCATCACTTAATATTATACATGAATAGAATAATGGCCCGTTGAAAAGTGAGGAAAAGAGACTTTCTGGTATGCTAAAGCTTTGGGATAACGTATCAACTTTATTTTGACTTGTAATATATGCGATAATAGCGGGTAAAGGAATATTTGGATTAGCGATATATAGCGTTATGTTAGCCTTTGGAGCTATTGCGTGTGCTACTTCAACATCCAGGCTAATCTCTCCAGCCCAACCAGTTACAATACCTAAGTTAGGATTATAGGGTCCAATTGGTACTACACTAAAGTTGGGAGGATTTGGTAATCCAGTTATTTTATCAAAATACGCTAATTGCTGTACAATGTAAGGATCGCCATAAAAGTCTAGTATTCCTATTGTAGTATTCTCTCCCTCTGTAGTAACATTGTACACTTTTTGTAACACAGTTGGCCAATAGCCTTCAAGTGGAAATGTTTGATTTATCTCTTGCTGAAAACTCTTTATTGTACTCTCTGTAATTAATGTAGATGGATGGGCGAAGAATATTGCAGAAATGTTACTGGAGTATACATAGGCGTTTATCTTGGGATATCCGTAATTAGTGTAATAGGTTACGGAACCATTAGAGTAAACCGCATACTTAGTACCTAAATACTTCTCAACTTGCCCCACTGTACCTTTTATTACTATTACTGAGTTCGATGCAGTAAATATCACTTGAAATCCGCTACTTTTGACGTAGTTTAGAATTTGGTTATACTCTTCAGTAGGTAAGAATAACTGCTGAACCTCGTGAGGACTTAAGAATTTATGATATAATGGTGAAGCTGGATTTGAAGCTCCACTGGCGTAATAGTATAATAGATCTAGATTTTTAAGTGGTACGAAGATTGTAACTATTACCTCTTCATTGGCATTTAGTGTTCCTATTTCTCTAAATTCTTTCAAAGTTATTGGATTCTGGTACATATTGGGATTTGATGCAAAAACTAATGGTATAATGGAAATTAATAGCATCGACATTAAAAATATATATCGATACATATTTGTTTATACTGTTACTAATTTTTAAACTTTTCTACCAATAAGTGTACTGATCAGTGTACTAGTATCCTCTAATTCTTCTTAAATAGAGCTATATCTATTGTTCTATCTCAATTTGGTATTATCAATTAACGTAATACTTGACAATTAGTTGGTTATAAGATAAAAAATCATTGAACCTTTCTGCTCTGCTTAGTAAATAAAAGTGGCAATAAGGTAAGAACTCCTATTAGGCTACAAGACAAAGTATATATTTCAGAGGTTCTAAGACTTATCGTGTAAAGCAATGCAAATATAATACTACCTAACACACCGCCTAAAGCCTTACCAGTATATAATATACCACTATTCACTGTGGAAAACTTAAAGCCGAATATCTCCGTGGAAACGTTAAAATAGAGTGTAATTAGTGAGCCTCCTGCAAAGCCTACTAAAATCGTTGAAAGTGCTATTTCCCCTAAAAGTAAAGAAATACTACCTAACGTTAATACAATGGTAAGAAGGAACGTTGTTCTCAATATACCTAATCTATCAGCAATATAGCCGAAAATTGGCCTTAATCCTCCACTTAATAAGGGTAAGATTGAGATCAAAGTTACTAATTCTTGTTGAGGTAAACCTTTTCCTAGTATTGGTAATTCTGAAGAAAGTACTGTTAGCGGAACTATGGAAGTTGCGAAAGAAAGGTAGATTAGCCAGAATTTGACACTTAAAACGGCTTGCCTTGGAGTCTGACCAGATAGTTTAGGAGGATAATCTGAGATGTACAAGAGAATTGGTAATAGTACTATCTCAACTAATCCTATTGCGAGTGTTACTATTCTGTAATTACCAGCCATGGATATAAAGGGATTAGCTATGGCCGAACCTATTCCAAATCCCATTGACACAATCCCAGTTGCAAATCCCATTCTTTCCCTAAACCACTTCATTGCTAGGTTTGCAGCTATTCCGTAAAGTATGCCCTCTCCTATACTACCTATTGACCAGCTTACAAAAAAGACGTAAATATTAGGGGAAAGATAAGTACCCAGAAAACCAATTGCTGATAAAATTGCTGAGATAACCCCTATCCTTTTTGGACCTTGTTTATCAGCAAAGTGACCCCCAATTGGTTGAAAAACAGAGGAGAATACGCTGAACAACGTAAAGCCTAAGGCTATCTCAACTACACTAACATTAAATCCCTCTCTTAAGAGAGGCTCTAAAGCGTTCCAAGAATATTGGTAAAGTGAATTAAAGCACATTATTACGAAGCCAATAATTATGTACTTGTTCCTTTTCATGAGAGGATATGTTCACAATTAGTTAAAAAGCTTACTAAAGGACTAGAAAGAAGGCATGTATATTTTTTAAACCATTACGTAAGTCACCTTTGAGCGCTTGAAAGCACTATAGGACATTAAGCTCTGAATTCAAGGAGGAATTCAGAAACTATTGCCTTCTTATAACATATCTACTTAAAATGACGAAAATGAAACCGAAAATTATTATCCCTAAACTCCATAGTAAAGATAAAGGATTACCAATGAAAGCGTAGTAAAGGGCTTGAGAGACGTAAGTAGTAGGTTCAATATAAGTCAAATAGCGAAATGGTAATGGTATAAAGGCTACTGGGAAGTAAACTGGGGCGAAGAAGGAAAGTACGAAGCTTATAATTGTTGAGTATTGATTTACGGCGTATATGTTCCTAATTCCTAAGCCTAATGCCATACCTAACATTGAAGCCATAAATAGAGACGATACCAGTGCGATAAGTAGAAAAGGAATTGATTTTATTTCTACATGAAGTAAATAACTACCTAGGACTAGGATTATTGGTATCATAATTAGTGTGGCAATACCATTACTAAGAGCTATACTTATTGCATAGAACTCTCTCGGTATACCAGTTGCTATCATCAAGGAGAATCTGCCAGCATTTCTCTCAAATGCAAGAGATTGAGCAACAGAAGTTAAAACACCAATTGAAACGTAAAACGTTATTGTTCCAGCTACTATGAATGGCGTCAATGATCTAATTGAGATATATCCAAATACTAGCATAAATCCTATTGGGAAAAGTATTGAGAAGAAGAGAAACACCGGTAAGTACGCCCTTATCATCTTTAGTTGCATTACAATTAAGTTAAGAAATTCACTCAACATCCTTCATCACTTGAAGATATATTTCCTCTAAACTAGGCATTCTAACTTCAAATTTGCCGTTAATTGTCATTATGATTTTCTTGAGCTCCTCCTCACCCTTCACCTTATAGACCTTACCGTTAGTATAATCAATTACCTCGTACCAATCAGCGAATTTCTCCTTTATTTGTGTAGGTGTTCCCTCAACTATAATCTTCCTGCTTAGAAAATATATCTTATCGGCTAGTCTCTCTGCCTCATCCAAATAGTGAGTAGTAAGTAACATGCTCTGACCCTCCTTTCTCATGTTAAGCAATATTTCCCACACCTCCCTTCTAGCTTCAGGATCTAAACCAGTCGTGGGTTCATCAAGTATTAGGAGTTTAGGATTATTTATCAAAGCCATTGCGATTAGAGTTCTCCTCTTTAAACCTCCAGATAGATCCCTAGCCAGAGTGTTCCTTTTACTTCTCAAATCCAATCTTTCCAATAATTCCTCTCCTCTCTTCTTAATTTCATCCTTAGAAGCTCCCTTTAATCTCCCCATGTAATATATATTATCCCATACTGTTAGATCACCATAGGGCTCACATTCTTGCGGGATTACTCCTAAGAATTTCTTAACGTGTCTATCAGTTGGTTTCTTACCTAGAACCCTTATTTCACCCTTAGTTGGGGTTAACTCACCGTAAATTTGCTTAACGAGGGTCGTCTTACCAGCGCCATTGGGTCCCAATAACGCTACTATTTCTCCCTCTTTAACTCTCATCGTAATGTCCTCATTTGCAATAATCTTACCATAAGCCTTCCATACGTTATTTACCTCAATGACATACATTACAATCCTTTTTTCTGATTGAGTCCTTTTAAATTTTTCGTTAATAGTTAAAAAATAGGAGAAAAAAGTATAAACTTCTCTAACGTAGTAATGGCTATGAGAATAAGAATAGATTTACCTCAAGATGAAATACCCGCACAATGGTATAATATCCTACCAGACTTACCGGAGGAACTACCCCCGCCACAAGATCCCACTGGCAAATCCTTAGAACTATTGAAGGAAGTTTTACCGAGCAAGGTGCTGGAGTTAGAGTTCGCTAAGGAAAGATACGTAAAAATTCCAGATGAGGTTCTGGAGAGATATTTACAAGTTGGAAGACCGACTCCAATAATTAGGGCAAAAAGGTTAGAGGAGTACTTAGGAAATAATATCAAAATCTATCTGAAGATGGAGAGCTACACTTACACTGGTTCTCACAAAATCAACAGTGCCTTAGCACATGTATATTACGCTAAATTGGATAACGCGAAATTCGTTACGACAGAAACTGGAGCTGGTCAGT belongs to Saccharolobus solfataricus and includes:
- a CDS encoding cation:proton antiporter, whose translation is MNPIILALFDVSIFILLAEILSSLVQKYGLPKLIGELLAGMIIGPYALGSLLNQLLGFPLIGINSYIEFLAEFSVILLIFASGLEHGIAPIKSSGILGFLGATFGALLPFFAAYYFYISSFGLDSALILGTAMGATSLAAVASIIEEGKLKGKGINFMVSSAAADDVVDLLLLSVVIAILQGESTSVTSISLKIIALVVIWVVILVVSIILIPKITDRISDKYIEEFPLAVLFGLTLLMVSLGYSPIISAFVAGVAFANSVKNSKIKEISSTLLSVFGPLFFVYIGAEVNFLTLNLNTVILSLELTAIATIFKWLGIFPFALAYLRNAKAANTVALGMVPRGETGLVIASLGLSYNALNQEEFEGIVFMSIFTTLIGSALFKIYAKKHLVS
- a CDS encoding ABC transporter ATP-binding protein — its product is MYVIEVNNVWKAYGKIIANEDITMRVKEGEIVALLGPNGAGKTTLVKQIYGELTPTKGEIRVLGKKPTDRHVKKFLGVIPQECEPYGDLTVWDNIYYMGRLKGASKDEIKKRGEELLERLDLRSKRNTLARDLSGGLKRRTLIAMALINNPKLLILDEPTTGLDPEARREVWEILLNMRKEGQSMLLTTHYLDEAERLADKIYFLSRKIIVEGTPTQIKEKFADWYEVIDYTNGKVYKVKGEEELKKIIMTINGKFEVRMPSLEEIYLQVMKDVE
- a CDS encoding ABC transporter permease translates to MLSEFLNLIVMQLKMIRAYLPVFLFFSILFPIGFMLVFGYISIRSLTPFIVAGTITFYVSIGVLTSVAQSLAFERNAGRFSLMIATGIPREFYAISIALSNGIATLIMIPIILVLGSYLLHVEIKSIPFLLIALVSSLFMASMLGMALGLGIRNIYAVNQYSTIISFVLSFFAPVYFPVAFIPLPFRYLTYIEPTTYVSQALYYAFIGNPLSLLWSLGIIIFGFIFVILSRYVIRRQ
- a CDS encoding MFS transporter — translated: MLKNRNEVLKISFSAFFADLGYQAVVASFPIIFVLIFKAPIPLYGFAEALNYGIGTVMAYAGGLAGDRFGRKRIAILGNVLILFTSLIGLSRDYIQALIFFMIGWWFRNFRSPPRRAMMAEVTSPEERSEAFGILHSLDIAGALIAIIYLTVLLYLRVSIFFVLLFTSIPLLMSTIVLTMVNAGKKSEKAKRKEAESKITQKRVFWTLILSTMFFGFSQYSFGFPILTTTEITGKEYLGVLSYGIFLGASSLFGYLFGRIRMKEFESLAFLGYLIGALGSLGFAYLSSFGVFSLYPLSFLMGTSVASTETFEPTIISKITKEEAFSTSMGYLSAGRSIGIFLGNVIMGFLYQISYTYAYLFAAITSLISFALILNLIMRPNAS
- a CDS encoding OFA family MFS transporter codes for the protein MKRNKYIIIGFVIMCFNSLYQYSWNALEPLLREGFNVSVVEIALGFTLFSVFSSVFQPIGGHFADKQGPKRIGVISAILSAIGFLGTYLSPNIYVFFVSWSIGSIGEGILYGIAANLAMKWFRERMGFATGIVSMGFGIGSAIANPFISMAGNYRIVTLAIGLVEIVLLPILLYISDYPPKLSGQTPRQAVLSVKFWLIYLSFATSIVPLTVLSSELPILGKGLPQQELVTLISILPLLSGGLRPIFGYIADRLGILRTTFLLTIVLTLGSISLLLGEIALSTILVGFAGGSLITLYFNVSTEIFGFKFSTVNSGILYTGKALGGVLGSIIFALLYTISLRTSEIYTLSCSLIGVLTLLPLLFTKQSRKVQ
- a CDS encoding S53 family peptidase, which produces MYRYIFLMSMLLISIIPLVFASNPNMYQNPITLKEFREIGTLNANEEVIVTIFVPLKNLDLLYYYASGASNPASPLYHKFLSPHEVQQLFLPTEEYNQILNYVKSSGFQVIFTASNSVIVIKGTVGQVEKYLGTKYAVYSNGSVTYYTNYGYPKINAYVYSSNISAIFFAHPSTLITESTIKSFQQEINQTFPLEGYWPTVLQKVYNVTTEGENTTIGILDFYGDPYIVQQLAYFDKITGLPNPPNFSVVPIGPYNPNLGIVTGWAGEISLDVEVAHAIAPKANITLYIANPNIPLPAIIAYITSQNKVDTLSQSFSIPESLFSSLFNGPLFYSCIILSDEYYALGSAEGITFLASSGDAGGSGYSNGPIGTVGYPSTSPFVTSVGGTTVYVQFPNGSYYQTAWSNYGFVPNNVNYGGSTGGVSIIEPKPWYQWGLPTPSTYPNGKLIPEISANANVYPGIYIVLPSNTTGITGGTSEASPLTAGVLATIESYTHHRIGLLNPILTYMAENYYGKVIEPITFGYNIPWVATYGYNLVTGYGTINAGYFEKILPTLNLSKELNVIVSVYNTSIPTVSPQQFYPGQRILVTANITYPNGSPVQTGEFKALIENYLGNLTTFNLTYNSLTKLWTGSGVLSNKASGILFVYVYGSSDGLRGIGYYETFSGYYITFNYTTTFTPVYVELGNAELGITLSNSYFQAPIGVMNITLNIYSYNITTNAYTFVTTLSVPIKNGVGVIDLPPDLSIGDLLIIAEGNAYGFDAFTNGVYMQTLFILPQVVVEPGSVSPGQHITIEGSIIPPVNLPSTTFQDALQGTNITAKLVSSNGVVINEANIPLSPNGIYFGYLYIPKNTPSGLYNVLLFATYYSYTLNTTIRGFYYGQIYVSNQATISVKSVNYAFEGQTVFIYANITNGTNEIKFGMFSATVYPSSLSFNYTTISSIIEIPLWYNPKIGEWEGNFTLPSAISAGNLTYLAGQGYFGVPFKVLITGISALGNPTTTNSGNAYTINVLPYTLFTNQTLDKTLPSYASLVNVKILNVSGNLLNDFLTNVIIVNSNVKILNGNISNIVIRNSTVLIMQSNANNITLYNSTLYAIGGSINGLNVVNSKVVPINIHIQGLYPELPSISINLPSKNVTGTVNVTVNVIGEDVSRINVYLNGNLINSFTTNGTHIVTINTQNYPDGGYNLTVTAIQSDGLSSSNSSYLYFENGLTNLNTKVNVISNQLTNVSNSLSSSISSLRTASLEYQSISLAIGIIAIVLAILALVRRRR